The Hydrogenimonas thermophila genome includes a window with the following:
- a CDS encoding energy-coupling factor ABC transporter permease, translating to MHIPDGFISPQTYIPVTGVTVALWYMAFKKAKLESDQISFLATLSALSFVLMLITIPLPGGTSAHLSGVALIALLFSPYLAFGAISMVIVIEALFFGEGGVTTLGINVLAIAFIGSFTAYYTFRALKRVNETFAIFAAGWIGVNAPALFVAFILGIQPIIASSAGEPLFFPFDLKTTTIALMVPHSMIGIIEGIVTVALYRYLKKNFKTVFDEDK from the coding sequence ATGCATATTCCTGACGGATTTATATCACCTCAGACTTATATACCGGTTACAGGTGTAACAGTAGCACTTTGGTATATGGCATTTAAAAAAGCTAAATTAGAGAGTGATCAGATATCATTTCTTGCTACACTTTCAGCACTTAGTTTTGTGCTTATGCTTATAACTATACCGTTGCCTGGAGGGACATCAGCGCACTTGAGTGGAGTTGCGCTGATTGCACTCCTTTTTTCTCCTTATTTGGCATTTGGTGCAATCTCAATGGTCATAGTCATTGAAGCACTCTTTTTTGGTGAGGGTGGTGTTACTACACTTGGTATAAATGTATTGGCTATTGCATTTATAGGAAGTTTTACAGCTTACTATACTTTTAGGGCTTTAAAACGGGTGAATGAAACCTTTGCTATATTTGCTGCAGGATGGATAGGAGTTAATGCTCCTGCCCTCTTTGTAGCTTTTATTTTGGGTATTCAACCTATTATAGCTTCATCTGCAGGAGAGCCACTCTTTTTCCCATTTGATCTTAAAACGACAACTATTGCACTAATGGTTCCTCACTCAATGATTGGGATTATAGAGGGTATTGTAACTGTTGCACTCTATAGGTATCTTAAAAAGAATTTTAAGACGGTGTTTGATGAAGATAAATAG
- a CDS encoding c-type cytochrome: MKQLIRYSAFTVALGVSLFAADGKTLFEQKCAFCHMTTKPTPQQRSQMVAPPAAGVMFHVKDRYPNKADAVNFIVDYAHNPSKEKALCPSIRRFGLMPSQKGAVTKDELKAIASYMFDTFPPSGFKHPKGMGMGMGMPLQR; encoded by the coding sequence ATGAAGCAACTTATAAGATACTCAGCATTTACTGTAGCTTTAGGAGTCTCTCTTTTTGCAGCTGATGGAAAAACACTGTTTGAACAAAAGTGTGCATTCTGCCATATGACAACAAAACCTACACCACAACAACGTTCACAAATGGTAGCACCACCAGCTGCTGGAGTAATGTTTCATGTAAAAGATAGATATCCTAACAAAGCAGATGCGGTAAATTTTATTGTAGATTATGCACATAATCCATCTAAAGAGAAGGCTCTATGTCCTTCAATCAGACGATTTGGACTTATGCCATCACAAAAAGGTGCAGTTACAAAAGATGAGTTAAAAGCAATAGCATCTTATATGTTCGACACATTCCCACCATCAGGTTTCAAACACCCTAAAGGTATGGGAATGGGTATGGGAATGCCGTTACAGCGTTAA
- a CDS encoding energy-coupling factor ABC transporter ATP-binding protein codes for MIELKDVSFDHIDFKGQRKELLRDISFSIEEGERVVLLGINGSGKSTLLKIMDALIFPEKGELFYRGEKIDKKSIKKLSRSFRKDVVFLMQDPNMLLFNATVREEIEFGLREFGFDNIEDRAEEIAKKFSLTKYLDTPPFFLSGGEKQRVALAAILAVEPKLLLMDEPTSSLDPVTTAWLVELIDELEITTVTSTHNLSLASELGDRALVLSHDHKLLYDGDLKTLLDKKELMIEARLMHRHKHRHDGVEHSHYHIHDWN; via the coding sequence ATGATTGAGTTAAAAGATGTATCATTTGATCATATAGACTTTAAAGGGCAAAGAAAAGAGTTGTTACGTGACATCTCTTTCTCTATAGAAGAGGGGGAGAGGGTTGTTCTACTTGGAATTAACGGAAGCGGAAAGTCAACTCTTTTGAAGATAATGGATGCTCTAATTTTCCCAGAAAAGGGTGAGCTTTTTTACCGTGGTGAAAAGATAGATAAAAAGAGTATTAAAAAGTTATCTCGTAGCTTTAGAAAAGATGTTGTATTTTTAATGCAAGATCCAAATATGCTGCTTTTTAATGCAACAGTCAGAGAAGAGATAGAGTTTGGTTTAAGGGAGTTTGGATTTGATAATATTGAAGATCGTGCTGAAGAGATAGCAAAAAAGTTCTCACTGACAAAATACCTTGATACACCACCATTTTTTCTTAGTGGAGGAGAGAAGCAAAGAGTTGCATTGGCAGCTATTTTAGCTGTTGAGCCAAAACTGCTTTTGATGGATGAGCCTACATCAAGTCTTGATCCGGTAACAACAGCTTGGCTTGTAGAGTTGATTGATGAGCTTGAAATTACAACTGTTACATCTACTCATAACCTATCTCTTGCTTCAGAGCTTGGCGATAGAGCATTGGTTTTAAGCCACGATCATAAACTTCTCTATGATGGAGATTTAAAGACTCTTTTAGATAAAAAAGAGTTGATGATAGAGGCAAGGTTGATGCACCGTCATAAGCATCGCCATGACGGTGTGGAACACTCACATTATCATATTCATGATTGGAATTAA